In Bdellovibrio sp. GT3, one genomic interval encodes:
- a CDS encoding TraR/DksA family transcriptional regulator: MAISEKLVGECRQRLLQSKQDILNRVKEARLNLDQNEEKGGDEGDQTVRVLAEQEFLSMHERLRSQLMEIESALARIENGSFGFCEETEEEIEPERLRAIPWTRLSIEGAEIRESVNKRYARG, translated from the coding sequence ATGGCTATCTCTGAAAAGTTGGTCGGCGAATGCAGACAGCGACTTTTGCAATCGAAGCAGGACATCCTGAACAGGGTTAAAGAAGCTCGATTGAATTTGGACCAGAACGAGGAAAAGGGCGGCGACGAAGGCGACCAAACGGTTCGCGTTCTTGCTGAACAAGAATTCCTTAGCATGCACGAAAGACTTCGTTCGCAGCTAATGGAAATCGAATCGGCTCTGGCACGTATCGAAAACGGTTCTTTCGGTTTCTGCGAAGAAACTGAAGAGGAAATTGAGCCAGAACGTCTGCGCGCAATTCCTTGGACTCGTCTAAGCATCGAAGGTGCTGAGATCCGCGAGTCGGTGAACAAACGCTACGCTCGCGGTTAA
- a CDS encoding TetR/AcrR family transcriptional regulator translates to MKTKERILVTSIELFNRSGVVAVTTNHIAKAMDISPGNLYFHYDNKEEILVELFTRMCKETYDVWRPRRVKKVTPQDFINDNFDLYWRYRFFHREMYALRRKDLELAKMWRAHIQKMMKLMVILYRQWVREDKMVKINDVNEMQYVAESLLAMSTTFLQFFESAERQPGQRTIERGKRHVTRLLFPYTTGDTKDEFEKILKS, encoded by the coding sequence ATGAAGACGAAAGAACGCATCCTCGTTACCTCCATAGAACTCTTTAATCGCAGTGGTGTTGTCGCTGTGACAACCAATCACATCGCGAAAGCCATGGATATCAGCCCTGGAAATTTATATTTCCACTATGACAACAAGGAAGAAATTCTGGTCGAGCTTTTCACTCGTATGTGCAAAGAGACTTACGATGTGTGGCGTCCTCGTCGCGTTAAGAAAGTCACTCCACAGGATTTCATCAACGATAATTTTGATCTTTACTGGCGCTATCGTTTTTTCCATCGCGAGATGTATGCGCTTCGCCGCAAGGATCTTGAGCTTGCCAAGATGTGGAGAGCCCATATTCAGAAAATGATGAAATTGATGGTGATCCTGTACCGTCAATGGGTGCGCGAAGATAAAATGGTCAAAATCAACGATGTGAATGAAATGCAGTACGTGGCGGAGTCCCTGTTGGCGATGTCTACGACGTTCCTGCAATTCTTCGAATCGGCAGAGCGCCAGCCAGGACAACGCACGATTGAACGTGGTAAGCGCCATGTGACTCGTTTGTTGTTCCCATACACAACTGGCGACACTAAAGACGAGTTTGAAAAAATTCTCAAGTCCTAG
- a CDS encoding penicillin-binding transpeptidase domain-containing protein — protein MALYSLMGFTASATPEAKAEKQLQSQIEQRAQIAHALNDKIKNNELPTQLKLNWDGDDEQFAVNYTIDTSLQQEADRLLKAYKPDYGAIFMIDATTGEVLAMSSFQRDNPTGNNLNLQATFPAASVFKVVTATAAVDKAGIEPEHKIHYNGGAYTLYKKNVLSDRVTRWTNVISLRDAFARSINTAFGRLSIENLHPEDLNEYSNRFMFNQEIAADFPVDMGVAYIPPGKGFEMAEAASGYNKLNRMSPVQGAMIAASVANDGKVVVPYIVNSMQDKEGKTVYQGHTMEKGMTMTKESAVKVRELMEQTVLAGTSRRSFRPITKDRKYKEIEMGGKTGHLTGDNPKGRVDWFVGYALEENRKIAVAAITVNKKFWTVKSAHLGQSMFRKYFAPVIAAQNTKRSITSVEN, from the coding sequence GTGGCACTCTATTCTCTGATGGGCTTCACGGCCTCTGCCACACCAGAAGCAAAGGCTGAAAAACAACTTCAATCACAAATCGAACAGCGCGCACAAATTGCGCATGCGCTGAATGATAAAATCAAAAACAACGAATTGCCCACTCAGTTGAAATTGAATTGGGATGGCGATGACGAGCAGTTTGCGGTCAATTACACGATCGACACTTCATTGCAACAAGAGGCAGACCGCCTGCTGAAGGCCTACAAGCCTGATTACGGCGCGATCTTCATGATCGACGCCACGACTGGCGAGGTTTTGGCGATGTCGAGTTTTCAACGCGACAACCCAACAGGAAACAATTTAAATCTTCAGGCAACGTTCCCAGCAGCTTCCGTTTTCAAAGTGGTAACTGCAACAGCCGCTGTGGACAAGGCTGGCATCGAGCCGGAGCACAAGATTCACTACAACGGTGGCGCTTACACGCTTTACAAAAAGAACGTGCTTTCTGACCGCGTCACTCGCTGGACCAATGTGATTTCCTTGAGAGATGCTTTTGCGCGCTCCATCAATACAGCATTCGGTCGCTTGAGTATCGAGAACCTTCATCCTGAAGACTTGAATGAATACTCTAATCGCTTCATGTTCAACCAAGAGATCGCAGCTGACTTCCCGGTGGATATGGGTGTTGCCTACATTCCACCAGGCAAAGGTTTCGAAATGGCTGAAGCTGCTTCTGGTTACAACAAACTAAATCGCATGAGCCCGGTGCAAGGTGCGATGATCGCAGCCTCTGTAGCGAATGATGGTAAAGTTGTTGTTCCTTACATCGTGAACTCGATGCAGGACAAAGAGGGCAAAACTGTTTATCAAGGTCACACGATGGAAAAAGGCATGACGATGACAAAAGAGTCAGCCGTTAAAGTTCGTGAGCTGATGGAACAAACAGTACTAGCTGGAACTTCCCGCAGATCTTTCCGTCCGATCACTAAAGATCGCAAATACAAAGAAATCGAAATGGGCGGCAAAACAGGCCACTTAACCGGCGACAACCCTAAAGGCCGCGTTGATTGGTTCGTAGGTTACGCTTTGGAAGAAAACAGAAAGATCGCAGTCGCTGCAATCACTGTGAACAAAAAATTCTGGACAGTAAAATCCGCACACTTGGGTCAAAGCATGTTCAGAAAATACTTCGCCCCAGTGATCGCCGCCCAAAACACAAAACGCAGCATCACTTCTGTAGAAAACTAA
- a CDS encoding FxsA family protein — MFVIPLPWVIAEIVIFFTSVRFFGFFNSMMFYFLPCLLGFLIVNTVGRMAMMTLQSTVSRGQLPANKLLHSGAIFIAGLALLVPTFFTRLIAIVLLLPGLRHLAVWRFKLYMAKKMASGSARVFNFGAGPFGFGGFGGMGGGGGPQAGGPGGFQYYEFRNDGSGFRETHEDAPQERELTDVEVLDVTPIEITHEEKKKDE; from the coding sequence ATGTTTGTGATTCCTCTTCCATGGGTGATTGCTGAAATTGTTATTTTCTTTACCTCGGTGCGCTTCTTTGGGTTTTTTAACTCCATGATGTTTTACTTTCTGCCGTGTCTGTTGGGTTTCCTGATCGTGAATACGGTGGGGCGTATGGCAATGATGACCCTGCAATCCACGGTTTCACGTGGTCAGTTGCCGGCCAATAAGCTATTGCACTCAGGGGCGATCTTTATCGCGGGCCTGGCGTTGTTGGTTCCGACTTTCTTTACTCGCTTGATTGCAATCGTGCTGTTGCTTCCAGGTTTGCGCCATTTGGCAGTGTGGAGATTCAAGCTTTATATGGCCAAAAAGATGGCGAGTGGATCTGCGCGAGTCTTTAATTTCGGTGCGGGACCATTCGGTTTCGGTGGCTTCGGTGGAATGGGCGGCGGAGGTGGTCCTCAAGCCGGTGGCCCGGGGGGCTTCCAGTACTATGAGTTCCGCAACGACGGCAGTGGCTTTAGAGAAACGCACGAAGATGCCCCACAAGAGCGTGAACTGACCGACGTCGAAGTGCTGGATGTAACTCCGATCGAAATTACGCATGAAGAAAAGAAGAAAGACGAGTAG
- a CDS encoding exodeoxyribonuclease III, which translates to MKIISWNVNGIRACHKKGLVDFVKSENPDIFCVQETKAHIDQVELEARQLHRPHAYWSSAVKKGYSGVATFLVNEPKSVKHGIGIEAYDSEGRIVMTEHAHFDLYNIYFPNGGSGEERHGFKQQFLKDLNAHLKEKLATGRQIVVVGDYNVAHDDMDVFDPIRLSKVSGFFPEERAWFDSFLNLGFIDTFRYFKPNEANRYSWWSYQEMARPKNNGWRIDYICISKGLEKNLVSADILDQVEGSDHCPVVATLEF; encoded by the coding sequence GTGAAAATCATTTCATGGAATGTAAATGGGATCAGAGCCTGCCATAAAAAGGGTTTGGTTGATTTCGTTAAGAGCGAAAATCCCGATATCTTCTGTGTCCAGGAAACCAAAGCTCACATTGATCAGGTGGAGTTGGAAGCGCGTCAGTTGCACCGTCCTCACGCCTATTGGTCTTCTGCCGTAAAAAAAGGTTACTCGGGTGTTGCCACGTTCCTGGTGAACGAACCGAAGTCCGTGAAACACGGAATAGGCATCGAAGCTTATGATTCCGAAGGGCGCATCGTGATGACCGAGCACGCTCATTTCGATTTATATAATATTTATTTTCCAAACGGCGGTTCCGGTGAGGAACGTCATGGTTTCAAGCAGCAGTTTTTAAAAGACCTGAATGCACACTTAAAGGAAAAGCTGGCAACTGGCAGACAGATCGTTGTCGTCGGTGATTACAACGTGGCTCACGACGATATGGATGTCTTTGATCCAATTCGTTTAAGCAAAGTCAGTGGATTCTTTCCTGAAGAACGCGCGTGGTTTGATTCATTTTTGAATCTGGGCTTTATCGATACTTTCCGTTACTTCAAGCCCAACGAGGCGAATCGTTACTCTTGGTGGTCTTATCAGGAGATGGCTCGCCCCAAGAACAATGGCTGGAGAATTGACTATATTTGTATCTCGAAAGGTCTTGAGAAAAATCTGGTGTCTGCAGATATCCTGGATCAAGTTGAAGGTTCCGATCACTGCCCAGTGGTTGCGACTTTGGAATTTTAG